In the genome of Nocardioides seonyuensis, one region contains:
- a CDS encoding class I adenylate-forming enzyme family protein produces MNDSHTLGRWLVDSARRHPTKVAIDDRGVRVSYDELERRSDELARAFVRAGYAAGDRVATLSGNSAEHVVLFFACAKAGLAMVPLSWRLTASELGPVLATARPALLVAEEELLRLAREATHVGDVSVALTTPGSTGVESTVPARVLPPGEAWPAQRDAVDDDPVLVIFTSGSEAAPKGVVLTHANCFWNSLAMAQTIGLSEHDVVLATLPQFHVAAWNCQPLAAWWHGATVVLERSFEPARVLRLVGDRGVTTTMSVPTQLHLLAADPAFASADLTSLRQVVVGGASMSESLNAVWAEHGVQVAHGYGLTEASPNVLYLPPSRAADHPGAVGWPYPHVEVRLVDLDGDVVEGPGAGELQVRGPGVFAGYLHDPGRTRAAFTGDWLRTGDLAERDGDGCYRIVDRLKHIYISGGENVAPAEVEAVLVRHPLVADAAVVAVPDEVWGEVGVAFVQPVAGVGLTAAEVLEHAREHLADFKLPRQVHVLGELPRTGIGKVARADLRSHAFSPGAAPAAPREDRTP; encoded by the coding sequence GTGAACGACTCCCACACCCTGGGCCGCTGGCTGGTCGACAGCGCCCGGCGCCACCCCACCAAGGTCGCGATCGACGACCGCGGCGTGCGGGTGTCGTACGACGAGCTGGAACGCCGCAGCGACGAGCTCGCCCGCGCCTTCGTGCGGGCCGGCTACGCAGCAGGCGACCGGGTGGCGACGCTGTCGGGCAACTCGGCCGAGCACGTGGTCCTCTTCTTCGCGTGTGCCAAGGCCGGCCTGGCGATGGTGCCGCTGTCGTGGCGGCTCACCGCCTCCGAGCTGGGCCCGGTGCTGGCCACGGCGCGACCGGCACTGCTGGTCGCCGAGGAGGAGCTGCTGCGGCTGGCTCGCGAGGCGACGCACGTCGGGGACGTCAGCGTCGCGCTCACGACGCCCGGCAGCACGGGCGTCGAGAGCACGGTCCCGGCGCGCGTCCTGCCGCCGGGGGAGGCCTGGCCGGCCCAGCGCGACGCCGTCGACGACGACCCGGTGCTGGTCATCTTCACCTCGGGCAGCGAGGCCGCGCCCAAGGGTGTGGTGCTGACGCACGCGAACTGCTTCTGGAACAGTCTCGCGATGGCGCAGACGATCGGGCTCTCCGAGCACGACGTCGTGCTCGCGACCCTGCCGCAGTTCCACGTCGCGGCGTGGAACTGCCAGCCGCTCGCCGCCTGGTGGCATGGTGCGACGGTGGTGCTGGAGCGGTCGTTCGAGCCGGCGCGCGTGCTGCGGCTGGTCGGTGACCGCGGGGTGACGACCACCATGAGCGTGCCCACCCAGCTGCACCTGCTCGCCGCCGACCCGGCCTTCGCGAGCGCCGACCTCACCAGCCTGCGCCAGGTGGTCGTCGGTGGTGCCTCCATGTCGGAGTCCCTGAACGCGGTGTGGGCCGAGCACGGCGTCCAGGTCGCCCACGGCTACGGGCTGACCGAGGCCTCGCCCAACGTGCTCTACCTGCCACCGAGCCGGGCGGCCGACCATCCGGGCGCCGTCGGCTGGCCCTACCCCCACGTGGAGGTGCGCCTCGTCGACCTCGACGGCGACGTCGTCGAGGGGCCCGGCGCCGGTGAGCTCCAGGTGCGCGGTCCCGGTGTCTTCGCCGGCTACCTCCACGACCCCGGTCGCACCCGAGCGGCGTTCACGGGCGACTGGCTGCGCACCGGCGACCTCGCCGAGCGCGACGGCGACGGCTGCTACCGGATCGTCGACCGTCTCAAGCACATCTACATCTCCGGCGGCGAGAACGTCGCACCGGCCGAGGTCGAGGCCGTGCTCGTACGACACCCGCTGGTCGCCGACGCCGCCGTGGTGGCCGTGCCGGACGAGGTGTGGGGCGAGGTCGGCGTCGCCTTCGTGCAGCCGGTCGCCGGGGTCGGGCTCACCGCCGCCGAGGTCCTCGAGCACGCCCGCGAGCACCTCGCCGACTTCAAGCTGCCGCGCCAGGTGCACGTGCTGGGGGAGCTGCCCCGCACGGGCATCGGCAAGGTGGCCCGTGCCGACCTCCGCTCCCACGCCTTCAGCCCTGGCGCAGCTCCAGCCGCTCCCCGAGAGGACCGCACCCCATGA
- a CDS encoding TetR/AcrR family transcriptional regulator, whose product MTTDDFSELERRADPQAPGAPRRNKRGLATQQKLLDAAEAVFAELGYHDASIVKITERAGIGMGTFYLYFDSKRTIFEALVIDLNRRVRHSMAEAMLGAANRLEAERAGFAGFFRFTAEHPALYRVVREAELVSPEVLRLHYSRIVEGYVEGLRKAQAVGEVSDIDAEVAAWALMGIGEMVGARYILWERDGDGQRPGEIDPTVFADVMRFIETALAPRPAGHEAPGQEAAQ is encoded by the coding sequence ATGACGACCGACGACTTCAGCGAGCTCGAGCGCCGCGCCGACCCCCAGGCGCCGGGTGCCCCGCGCCGCAACAAGCGCGGTCTGGCGACCCAGCAGAAGCTCCTGGATGCAGCCGAGGCGGTCTTCGCCGAGCTCGGCTACCACGACGCCTCGATCGTCAAGATCACCGAGCGAGCCGGAATCGGGATGGGCACGTTCTACCTCTACTTCGACAGCAAGCGGACGATCTTCGAGGCGCTCGTCATCGACCTCAACCGTCGGGTGCGCCACTCGATGGCCGAGGCGATGCTCGGCGCTGCCAACCGGCTGGAGGCCGAGCGTGCCGGCTTCGCGGGCTTCTTCCGATTCACCGCCGAGCACCCGGCGCTCTACCGCGTCGTGCGCGAGGCCGAGCTGGTCTCGCCCGAGGTGCTCCGGCTGCACTACTCGCGCATCGTCGAGGGGTACGTCGAGGGGCTCCGCAAGGCCCAGGCTGTCGGCGAGGTCTCCGACATCGACGCCGAGGTGGCGGCATGGGCGCTGATGGGCATCGGCGAGATGGTCGGTGCGCGCTACATCCTGTGGGAGCGCGACGGCGACGGACAGCGTCCCGGCGAGATCGACCCGACGGTCTTCGCCGACGTCATGCGGTTCATCGAGACCGCCCTGGCGCCGCGTCCCGCCGGTCACGAGGCGCCAGGGCAGGAGGCCGCGCAGTGA
- a CDS encoding 3-hydroxybutyrate dehydrogenase, whose product MSTRELEGRRAVVTGGGSGIGRAVAEGLAARGAHVVVADIDADAAGKVAADVGGEAWVVDLSDTAALDELTLEADVLVNNAGIQRVSPIEVLAPDTFRLIHSVMLEAPFLLVRAVLPHMYARGWGRIVNVSSVHGLRASAFKSAYVSAKHGLEGLSKVTALEGAAHGVTSNCVNPGYVRTPLVEKQITDQARVHDLSEDEVLAQVMLKNSAVKRLVEPREVSSLVAWLCSPDAGMVTGASYAMDGGWSAR is encoded by the coding sequence GTGAGCACCCGCGAGCTCGAGGGCAGGCGGGCCGTCGTCACCGGCGGCGGCAGCGGCATCGGCCGGGCCGTCGCCGAGGGGCTGGCCGCCCGCGGCGCCCACGTGGTCGTCGCCGACATCGACGCCGACGCCGCCGGGAAGGTCGCCGCAGACGTCGGTGGCGAGGCGTGGGTCGTGGACCTCTCCGACACCGCCGCCCTCGACGAGCTGACCCTCGAGGCGGACGTGCTGGTCAACAACGCCGGCATCCAGCGGGTCTCGCCGATCGAGGTGCTCGCCCCCGACACCTTCCGGCTGATCCACTCGGTGATGCTCGAGGCGCCGTTCCTGCTCGTCCGGGCCGTCCTGCCGCACATGTACGCCCGCGGCTGGGGCCGCATCGTCAACGTGTCGAGCGTCCACGGCCTGCGTGCGAGCGCGTTCAAGTCCGCCTACGTCTCGGCCAAGCACGGCCTCGAGGGCCTCTCCAAGGTCACTGCCCTCGAGGGCGCCGCGCACGGCGTGACGAGCAACTGCGTCAACCCCGGGTACGTCCGCACGCCGTTGGTCGAGAAGCAGATCACCGACCAGGCGCGCGTCCACGACCTCTCCGAGGACGAGGTCCTCGCTCAGGTGATGCTCAAGAACTCCGCGGTCAAGCGCCTGGTCGAGCCCCGCGAGGTCTCCTCGCTGGTCGCGTGGCTGTGCTCCCCGGACGCCGGCATGGTGACCGGGGCGTCGTACGCCATGGACGGCGGGTGGAGCGCCCGATGA
- a CDS encoding alpha/beta hydrolase — protein MTARSVEHRLTDRYRTVDVPVAGGSLRVGVWDALDADGAPVPEAPTALLVHGVTASHRSWQLVADRLPRVRLVAPDLRGRGRSHPESPGQRPAGMAQHADDLVRVLDHLDVDRTLLVGHSMGGFVGVVMADRHPDRVSRLLLVDGGLPLAVPDGLTADEVISYVLGPTAERLAMRFAGVEDYYDFWRRHPAFAHDWSPALEDYLAYDLVGEEPELRPATSYDVMSCDTVDLNTGTALAGALGRLRHPTLLLTAPRGLLDESPGLYEADRLAAMLEGFDLIDSREVADVNHYTITMGERGATAIAAAVEGELAAS, from the coding sequence ATGACCGCCCGCTCGGTGGAGCACCGTCTCACCGACCGCTACCGCACGGTCGACGTTCCCGTGGCGGGCGGATCGCTGCGCGTGGGCGTCTGGGACGCGCTCGACGCCGACGGTGCCCCGGTGCCCGAGGCTCCCACGGCCCTCCTCGTCCACGGCGTCACGGCGTCGCACCGGTCCTGGCAGCTCGTGGCCGACCGGCTGCCGCGGGTGCGGCTGGTGGCCCCCGACCTGCGCGGTCGTGGCCGCAGCCATCCGGAGAGCCCCGGGCAGCGACCCGCAGGGATGGCCCAGCACGCCGACGACCTGGTGCGCGTGCTCGACCACCTCGACGTCGACCGCACCCTGCTGGTCGGCCACTCCATGGGCGGGTTCGTCGGTGTCGTCATGGCCGACCGCCACCCCGACCGGGTCTCCCGGCTGCTGCTCGTCGACGGTGGCCTGCCGCTGGCCGTGCCGGACGGGCTCACCGCCGACGAGGTGATCTCGTACGTGCTCGGACCCACCGCCGAGCGCCTGGCGATGCGGTTCGCCGGGGTCGAGGACTACTACGACTTCTGGCGGCGCCACCCCGCCTTCGCGCACGACTGGTCGCCCGCCCTCGAGGACTACCTCGCCTACGACCTCGTCGGCGAGGAGCCCGAGCTGCGCCCGGCCACCAGCTACGACGTGATGTCGTGCGACACCGTCGACCTCAACACCGGCACGGCGCTCGCCGGCGCCCTCGGCCGCCTGCGGCACCCCACGCTGCTGCTCACGGCACCCAGGGGACTTCTCGACGAGTCGCCGGGGCTCTACGAGGCCGACCGCCTCGCCGCGATGCTGGAGGGCTTCGACCTCATCGACAGCCGCGAGGTGGCGGACGTCAACCACTACACGATCACGATGGGCGAGCGAGGTGCCACGGCCATCGCAGCCGCCGTGGAGGGTGAGCTGGCGGCCTCCTAG
- a CDS encoding dipeptidase codes for MTVDIRARLAEVLPGIRSDLEDLIRIQSVSADPARAGEVERSAEKTRDLFVAEGFEADIVRAYDGAPPAVIARKAGPEGAPTVLLYAHHDVQPENDHADWDSPPWEPTAREDAHGETRLYARGAADDKAGIAAHLGAVRIFGDDLPVNLVMFIEGEEEVGSDTLVDLLNAHKDRLEADVIVIADSGNWDIGEPALTTSLRGLVRMDVEVRTLTHAVHSGMWGGLAPDAIMTLSRLIASCWDDAGNLVIDGLHSGPAADVDYPEERLRAESGAAEGIEWIGTGSAVERLWTQPALSITGFDAPKVEGASNTLVPAARARFSLRVAPGDTTANAVECLQRHLEANVAWGATLSTTVVDTGEATQIDASGPAYDAARAAFSEAWDGTAPIDMGVGGSIPFIAEFLEAFPRASVLVTGVEDPDTRAHGANEGLHLAEFEKVVLAEALLLRNLGDL; via the coding sequence ATGACCGTCGACATCCGCGCACGTCTCGCCGAGGTCCTGCCCGGCATCCGCAGCGACCTCGAGGACCTGATCCGCATCCAGTCGGTCTCCGCCGACCCGGCCCGCGCCGGCGAGGTCGAGCGCAGCGCCGAGAAGACCCGCGACCTGTTCGTCGCCGAGGGCTTCGAGGCCGACATCGTGCGCGCGTACGACGGTGCTCCGCCGGCCGTGATCGCCAGGAAGGCGGGCCCCGAGGGTGCGCCGACCGTCCTCCTCTACGCCCACCACGACGTGCAGCCCGAGAACGACCACGCCGACTGGGACTCCCCGCCGTGGGAGCCGACCGCCAGGGAGGACGCCCACGGGGAGACGCGTCTCTACGCGCGCGGGGCAGCCGACGACAAGGCCGGCATCGCTGCCCACCTGGGCGCCGTGCGCATCTTCGGCGACGACCTGCCGGTCAACCTCGTGATGTTCATCGAGGGTGAGGAGGAGGTCGGCTCCGACACGCTCGTCGACCTGCTCAACGCCCACAAGGACCGGCTCGAGGCCGACGTCATCGTCATCGCCGACTCCGGCAACTGGGACATCGGCGAGCCGGCCCTGACCACGTCGCTGCGCGGGCTGGTGCGCATGGACGTCGAGGTCCGCACTCTCACCCACGCGGTGCACAGCGGGATGTGGGGCGGTCTCGCGCCGGACGCGATCATGACCCTCTCGCGCCTGATCGCCTCGTGCTGGGACGACGCCGGCAACCTCGTCATCGACGGTCTCCACTCGGGTCCCGCCGCAGACGTCGACTATCCCGAGGAGCGGCTGCGCGCCGAGTCCGGCGCGGCCGAGGGCATCGAGTGGATCGGCACCGGCTCGGCCGTCGAGCGGCTCTGGACGCAGCCGGCGCTGTCCATCACCGGCTTCGACGCGCCCAAGGTCGAGGGCGCCTCCAACACCCTCGTCCCGGCGGCGCGCGCCCGCTTCAGCCTGCGCGTCGCGCCGGGCGACACCACCGCCAACGCCGTCGAGTGCCTCCAGCGACACCTCGAGGCCAACGTCGCGTGGGGTGCCACGCTCAGCACGACCGTCGTCGACACCGGCGAGGCCACCCAGATCGACGCCAGCGGTCCGGCCTACGACGCGGCACGTGCCGCGTTCTCCGAGGCGTGGGACGGCACCGCCCCGATCGACATGGGCGTCGGAGGCTCGATCCCCTTCATCGCCGAGTTCCTCGAGGCCTTCCCCCGGGCCAGCGTTCTCGTCACCGGGGTCGAGGACCCCGACACCCGTGCCCACGGCGCCAACGAGGGGCTCCACCTTGCGGAGTTCGAGAAGGTCGTGCTCGCCGAGGCGCTCCTCCTGCGCAACCTCGGCGACCTCTGA
- the purF gene encoding amidophosphoribosyltransferase, producing MPQPSNRKGGDGRLTAAIDPSDQGPQDACGVFGIWAPGEDVANLTYFGLYALQHRGQESAGIAVSNGRQILVYKDMGLVSQVFDESTLASLKGYVAIGHARYSTTGASTWQNAQPTFHPTASGSIALAHNGNLINTAELAEMAEEASAADELDLHLRMGTAATNDTAVVTALMARHPDTSLEERAIEVLASVKGAFSFVWMNDDTLFAARDPQGVRPLVLGRLERGWVVASEDAALATIGASVVREVEPGEMLVINENGLVSRRFAEPDPKGCVFEYVYLARPDATISGRGVHEARVEMGRQLAREFPVEADMVIPVPESALPAAAGYAEESGIPFGLGFVKNSYVGRTFIQPSQTLRQLGIRLKLNALDHMIRGKRIIVVDDSIVRGNTQRAQVRMLREAGALEVHVRISSPPVKWPCFYGIDFATRAELIANGLTIEEIRSSIGADSLGYLSLEGMVQSTGQASDRLCKACFTGDYPIPLPDESRLGKSLLETPLSSTQLPVLNNP from the coding sequence GTGCCCCAGCCGAGCAACCGGAAGGGCGGCGACGGCCGCCTCACCGCGGCCATCGACCCCTCCGACCAAGGTCCACAGGACGCGTGTGGCGTCTTCGGCATCTGGGCGCCCGGTGAGGACGTCGCCAACCTCACCTACTTCGGTCTCTACGCGCTCCAGCACCGCGGGCAGGAGTCGGCCGGCATCGCGGTGAGCAACGGGCGTCAGATCCTGGTCTACAAGGACATGGGCCTGGTCTCGCAGGTCTTCGACGAGTCGACCCTGGCCTCGCTCAAGGGCTATGTCGCGATCGGCCACGCGCGCTACTCCACGACCGGGGCCTCGACCTGGCAGAACGCCCAGCCGACCTTCCACCCCACAGCCTCCGGGTCGATCGCGCTGGCCCACAACGGCAACCTCATCAACACCGCCGAGCTCGCCGAGATGGCCGAGGAGGCCTCCGCCGCCGACGAGCTCGACCTGCACCTGCGCATGGGCACCGCCGCCACCAACGACACCGCCGTCGTCACGGCACTGATGGCCCGCCACCCCGACACCTCCCTGGAGGAGCGCGCCATCGAGGTCCTCGCCTCGGTGAAGGGCGCCTTCTCGTTCGTCTGGATGAACGACGACACCCTCTTCGCCGCCCGGGACCCCCAGGGTGTCCGGCCGCTGGTGCTCGGCCGGCTCGAGCGTGGCTGGGTCGTCGCCAGCGAGGACGCCGCGCTGGCCACGATCGGCGCCAGCGTGGTCCGTGAGGTGGAGCCGGGCGAGATGCTCGTCATCAACGAGAACGGCCTGGTCTCGCGCCGCTTCGCCGAGCCCGACCCCAAGGGTTGCGTCTTCGAGTACGTCTACCTCGCCCGACCCGACGCCACCATCAGCGGCCGCGGCGTCCACGAAGCTCGCGTCGAGATGGGCCGCCAGCTCGCCCGCGAGTTCCCGGTCGAGGCCGACATGGTCATCCCGGTGCCCGAGTCGGCGCTCCCGGCCGCAGCGGGATATGCCGAGGAGAGCGGCATCCCGTTCGGCCTCGGGTTCGTCAAGAACTCCTACGTCGGCCGCACGTTCATCCAGCCCAGCCAGACCCTGCGCCAGCTCGGCATCCGGCTCAAGCTCAACGCCCTCGACCACATGATCCGCGGCAAGCGCATCATCGTGGTCGACGACTCCATCGTGCGCGGCAACACCCAGCGGGCCCAGGTGCGGATGCTGCGCGAGGCCGGCGCCCTCGAGGTGCACGTGCGCATCTCGTCGCCGCCGGTGAAGTGGCCGTGCTTCTACGGCATCGACTTCGCCACGCGGGCCGAGCTGATCGCCAACGGCCTGACCATCGAGGAGATCCGCAGCAGCATCGGCGCCGACTCCCTCGGCTACCTCTCGCTCGAGGGCATGGTCCAGTCGACCGGTCAGGCCAGCGACCGGCTGTGCAAGGCGTGCTTCACCGGCGACTACCCGATCCCGCTCCCCGATGAGTCGCGGCTGGGCAAGAGCCTGCTGGAGACGCCCCTGTCGTCCACCCAGCTGCCCGTCCTCAACAACCCGTGA
- the purM gene encoding phosphoribosylformylglycinamidine cyclo-ligase — protein sequence MADQHENAYAAAGVSIEAADRAIDLMKGWVDKARRPEMIGGLGGFAGLFDATALTRYEQPLLATSTDGVGTKVAVAQAMDVHDTIGFDLVGMVVDDLVVCGAEPLFMTDYIATGRVVPERIAAIVKGIAEACVVAGCALIGGETAEHPGLLEPDEYDVAGATTGVVEASKLLGPGRVRPGDVVVAMESSGLHSNGYSLVRHVLLGDTADGGAQWALDRHVDDFGRSLGEELLEPTRIYAKACLDVAARTRVHAMSHVTGGGLAANLERVMPVELSARIDRSTWTPQPVFDVVRRVGEVSQPDLEATLNCGVGMVALTGADEVNATIEVLAGHGVRAWVAGEVRADDVNGGRVLMEGQHPGW from the coding sequence GTGGCCGATCAGCACGAGAACGCCTATGCCGCCGCCGGAGTGTCGATCGAGGCCGCCGACCGCGCGATCGACCTGATGAAGGGCTGGGTCGACAAGGCACGCCGCCCCGAGATGATCGGCGGGCTGGGTGGCTTCGCGGGCCTGTTCGACGCGACGGCCCTGACCCGCTACGAGCAGCCCCTGCTGGCCACCTCCACCGACGGCGTCGGCACCAAGGTGGCCGTCGCCCAGGCGATGGACGTCCACGACACGATCGGCTTCGACCTCGTCGGCATGGTCGTCGACGACTTGGTGGTGTGCGGCGCCGAGCCGCTGTTCATGACCGACTACATCGCGACCGGCCGCGTCGTCCCCGAGCGGATCGCCGCCATCGTCAAGGGCATCGCCGAGGCCTGCGTGGTCGCGGGCTGCGCCCTCATCGGCGGCGAGACCGCCGAGCACCCCGGCCTCCTCGAGCCCGACGAGTACGACGTCGCCGGTGCCACCACCGGGGTGGTCGAGGCCAGCAAGCTGCTCGGCCCGGGTCGGGTGCGGCCCGGCGACGTGGTCGTCGCCATGGAGTCCAGCGGCCTGCACTCCAACGGCTACTCCCTCGTGCGCCACGTGCTCCTGGGCGACACCGCCGACGGCGGGGCGCAATGGGCGCTCGACCGACACGTCGACGACTTCGGACGGTCCCTGGGCGAGGAGCTCCTCGAGCCGACCAGGATCTACGCCAAGGCCTGCCTCGACGTGGCTGCCCGCACCCGCGTCCACGCGATGTCCCACGTGACCGGGGGAGGCCTCGCCGCCAACCTCGAACGCGTGATGCCCGTGGAGCTCTCCGCCCGGATCGACCGCAGCACCTGGACCCCCCAGCCGGTGTTCGACGTCGTACGCCGCGTGGGGGAGGTGTCGCAGCCAGATCTCGAGGCGACGCTCAACTGCGGTGTCGGCATGGTCGCCCTGACTGGCGCCGACGAGGTCAACGCCACGATCGAGGTGCTCGCCGGCCACGGTGTCCGTGCCTGGGTCGCGGGCGAGGTCCGCGCCGACGACGTCAACGGTGGACGGGTCCTCATGGAGGGGCAGCACCCCGGCTGGTGA
- a CDS encoding DUF3073 domain-containing protein, with protein MGRGRAKAKQTKVARDLKYRTHETDFGALAKELHGDESKPSEAVDAAEPDAYDEWADYPSRRD; from the coding sequence ATGGGGCGCGGCCGAGCGAAGGCGAAGCAGACGAAGGTCGCACGCGACCTGAAGTACCGGACTCACGAGACGGACTTCGGGGCGCTTGCGAAGGAGCTGCACGGGGATGAGAGCAAGCCGAGCGAGGCGGTCGATGCCGCCGAGCCGGATGCCTACGACGAGTGGGCTGACTACCCCAGTCGTCGCGACTGA
- a CDS encoding Glu/Leu/Phe/Val family dehydrogenase translates to MSDTSPVDVFDLGSEHEQVVFCNDRATGLKAIIAIHSTALGPALGGTRFYPYATTDDAITDVLNLSRGMSYKNALAGLDLGGGKAVIIGDPATTKNEALLRAYGRFVQSLNGRYLTACDVGTNSLDMDHVARECEFVTGRTVAHGGAGDSSVLTAYGTFQGMRAAAEQVWGDPTLAGRTVGVAGVGKVGRHLVRHLVEDGARVVVTDVNPTAVDAIRETYPEVAAVGSTEALVASALDVYAPCALGGALDDDVVEKLSAKIVCGAANNQLAHPGIEKQLEERGILYAPDYCVNSGGVIQVADELEGFSFERAKQRATGIFETTRRVFELAKVDGVPPAVAADRLAEQRMREVGQLRGIHLP, encoded by the coding sequence ATGTCTGACACGTCTCCCGTCGACGTCTTCGACCTCGGCTCAGAGCACGAGCAGGTCGTCTTCTGCAACGACCGCGCCACCGGCCTCAAGGCGATCATCGCCATCCACTCCACAGCACTGGGCCCGGCACTCGGCGGCACCAGGTTCTACCCCTACGCGACCACCGACGACGCGATCACCGACGTCCTCAACCTCTCGCGGGGCATGTCCTACAAGAACGCGCTGGCCGGCCTCGACCTCGGCGGTGGCAAGGCCGTCATCATCGGCGACCCCGCGACGACCAAGAACGAGGCGCTGCTGCGCGCCTATGGCCGCTTCGTGCAGTCGCTGAACGGGCGCTACCTCACCGCCTGCGACGTCGGCACCAACTCCTTGGACATGGACCACGTGGCGCGCGAGTGCGAGTTCGTCACCGGCCGCACCGTCGCCCACGGCGGCGCGGGGGACAGCTCGGTGCTGACGGCGTACGGCACGTTCCAGGGCATGCGCGCCGCGGCCGAGCAGGTGTGGGGCGATCCGACCCTCGCCGGGCGCACCGTGGGCGTCGCCGGCGTCGGGAAGGTCGGCCGCCACCTCGTACGACACCTCGTGGAGGACGGTGCCCGCGTGGTGGTGACCGACGTCAACCCGACGGCCGTCGACGCGATCCGCGAGACCTACCCGGAGGTGGCGGCCGTCGGCTCGACCGAGGCCCTCGTGGCCTCCGCGCTCGACGTCTACGCGCCGTGTGCCCTGGGCGGGGCGCTCGACGACGACGTCGTCGAGAAGCTGTCGGCCAAGATCGTCTGCGGTGCGGCCAACAACCAGCTCGCGCACCCCGGGATCGAGAAGCAGCTCGAGGAGCGCGGGATCCTCTATGCCCCTGACTACTGCGTCAACTCAGGCGGAGTCATCCAGGTCGCCGACGAGCTCGAGGGCTTCTCCTTCGAGCGCGCCAAGCAGCGCGCCACCGGGATCTTCGAGACGACCCGCCGGGTCTTCGAGCTCGCGAAGGTCGACGGGGTCCCGCCCGCCGTCGCCGCCGACCGGCTCGCCGAGCAGCGGATGCGCGAGGTCGGGCAGCTCCGAGGGATCCACCTCCCCTGA